The following proteins are encoded in a genomic region of Streptococcus equi subsp. equi:
- the infB gene encoding translation initiation factor IF-2, whose translation MSKKRLHEIAKEIGKSSKEVVERAKSLGLDVKSHASSVEEADANKIASSFSAGVTKNVQAGSAKDKQVAEQKAKAAKATTPQPAASKAAEKPAAATQEASQPVAVKPKSRNFKAEREARAKEQVARRQAGQNRSNDRKSDYRQLGRSQGQQTERAGHKSQNQQRDRRFDNRPSSGNNRNDGHRQAGNRDKNRSFNANSRQQDTGRQGQTQAGAPKIDFKARAAALKAEQNAEYARQRESRFREQEEAKRLEQQARQEAKAAALKAQTEDKKHREASAKATESVASMAAASVAKPVDKRRKKQNRPDKGHDRDHGLEDGQKKNKKSWNSQNQVRNQKNSNWNNNKKNKKGKHHKNSNTAPKPVTERKFHELPKEFEYSEGMTVAEIAKRIKREPAEIVKKLFMMGVMATQNQSLDGDTIELLMVDYGIEAKAKVEVDEADIERFFTDDSYLNPENIVERAPVVTIMGHVDHGKTTLLDTLRNSRVATGEAGGITQHIGAYQIEEAGKKITFLDTPGHAAFTSMRARGASVTDITILIVAADDGVMPQTIEAINHSKAAGVPIIVAINKIDKPGANPERVISELAEHGIISTAWGGECEFVEISAKFNKNIDELLETVLLVAEVEELKADPTVRAIGTVIEARLDKGKGAVATLLVQQGTLHVQDPIVVGNTFGRVRAMTNDLGRRVKSAEPSTPVSITGLNETPMAGDHFAVYADEKAARAAGEERAKRALLKQRQNTQRVSLDNLFDTLKAGEIKTVNVIIKADVQGSVEALAASLLKIDVEGVRVNVVHSAVGAINESDVTLAEASNAVIIGFNVRPTPQARQQADTDDVEIRLHSIIYKVIEEVEEAMKGKLDPEYQEKMLGEAIIRETFKVSKVGTIGGFMVVNGKVTRDSSVRVIRDSVVIFDGKLASLKHYKDDVKEIGNAQEGGLMIEGFNDIKVDDTIEAYVMEEITRK comes from the coding sequence TTGTCAAAGAAAAGATTACATGAAATTGCCAAGGAAATTGGCAAAAGTAGTAAAGAAGTCGTTGAGCGTGCTAAATCCTTAGGATTAGATGTCAAAAGCCATGCGTCAAGCGTCGAAGAAGCAGATGCTAACAAAATTGCCTCTAGCTTTTCAGCAGGTGTGACTAAGAATGTTCAAGCAGGTTCAGCAAAAGACAAGCAAGTAGCAGAACAAAAAGCAAAAGCAGCTAAGGCCACTACACCACAGCCAGCAGCCTCTAAAGCAGCAGAAAAGCCAGCTGCTGCGACACAAGAAGCATCACAGCCGGTTGCTGTTAAGCCAAAGAGCCGCAATTTCAAGGCAGAGCGTGAAGCACGTGCCAAGGAGCAGGTAGCGAGACGGCAGGCTGGGCAAAATCGCTCTAATGACCGCAAGTCAGACTATCGTCAACTTGGACGATCACAAGGTCAGCAGACGGAGCGAGCTGGCCACAAGTCACAAAATCAGCAAAGAGATAGACGCTTTGATAACAGGCCATCATCTGGAAATAACCGAAACGATGGGCATAGACAAGCTGGTAATCGTGACAAAAACCGTTCCTTTAACGCTAATAGTCGTCAACAGGATACAGGACGTCAAGGGCAGACCCAAGCCGGTGCTCCTAAGATTGATTTTAAGGCGCGTGCTGCTGCCTTAAAGGCTGAGCAAAACGCAGAGTATGCCAGACAAAGGGAATCACGCTTTCGTGAGCAAGAGGAGGCTAAACGCTTAGAGCAACAGGCAAGGCAAGAGGCTAAGGCAGCCGCCCTCAAGGCTCAGACAGAGGACAAAAAGCATCGTGAAGCCTCAGCTAAGGCTACTGAGTCGGTTGCTAGTATGGCTGCTGCATCGGTAGCAAAACCGGTTGATAAGCGTCGTAAAAAACAAAATCGTCCAGACAAAGGGCATGATCGGGATCATGGCCTAGAAGATGGACAAAAGAAAAATAAGAAGAGTTGGAATAGTCAAAACCAAGTGAGAAATCAAAAGAATAGTAACTGGAATAACAACAAGAAAAACAAAAAAGGTAAGCATCATAAGAATAGCAACACAGCTCCAAAACCAGTAACAGAGCGTAAATTCCATGAATTACCAAAAGAATTTGAATATTCAGAAGGAATGACCGTTGCTGAAATTGCAAAACGGATCAAGCGTGAGCCGGCTGAGATTGTCAAGAAATTATTTATGATGGGTGTGATGGCAACGCAAAACCAATCCTTAGATGGTGATACCATTGAGCTCTTAATGGTGGATTATGGCATTGAAGCTAAGGCCAAGGTGGAGGTTGATGAAGCTGATATCGAGCGCTTCTTTACTGATGATAGCTACCTTAATCCTGAGAATATTGTTGAGCGTGCACCGGTTGTTACCATTATGGGACACGTCGATCATGGTAAGACGACCCTGCTTGATACCCTTAGAAATTCTCGTGTTGCAACAGGAGAAGCAGGAGGGATCACCCAGCATATTGGAGCTTACCAGATTGAGGAGGCAGGCAAGAAGATTACCTTCTTGGATACACCAGGACATGCTGCCTTCACAAGCATGCGTGCACGTGGAGCGTCAGTGACAGATATTACCATTTTGATTGTAGCTGCTGATGACGGGGTAATGCCACAAACCATTGAAGCTATTAACCATTCTAAGGCGGCTGGTGTTCCAATTATCGTTGCCATCAACAAGATTGACAAGCCAGGGGCTAATCCTGAGCGTGTTATTTCAGAATTGGCTGAGCATGGGATCATCTCAACTGCTTGGGGTGGTGAGTGTGAGTTTGTTGAAATCTCTGCCAAATTTAACAAAAACATTGATGAGCTGCTAGAAACAGTGCTTTTGGTAGCTGAGGTTGAAGAGCTAAAGGCTGATCCTACGGTTCGTGCGATTGGTACGGTCATTGAGGCTAGACTTGACAAAGGTAAGGGTGCGGTTGCGACACTTCTGGTCCAACAAGGAACCCTACACGTACAAGACCCAATCGTTGTTGGTAACACCTTTGGTCGTGTGCGTGCCATGACAAATGACCTTGGTCGTCGTGTGAAATCAGCTGAGCCGTCCACACCGGTATCTATTACTGGTCTCAATGAAACCCCTATGGCGGGTGATCATTTTGCGGTCTATGCTGATGAAAAAGCAGCGCGTGCAGCAGGGGAGGAGCGTGCTAAGCGTGCCCTTCTCAAGCAACGTCAAAACACGCAGCGTGTCAGCCTTGATAACCTATTTGATACCCTCAAGGCAGGGGAAATCAAAACCGTTAACGTGATCATCAAGGCAGACGTGCAGGGCTCTGTGGAAGCTTTGGCAGCCTCACTCCTTAAAATTGATGTTGAGGGCGTTCGAGTAAATGTTGTTCACTCTGCTGTCGGTGCGATCAATGAGTCAGATGTGACCTTGGCAGAGGCTTCAAACGCTGTTATCATAGGCTTCAATGTGCGTCCAACACCACAGGCGCGTCAGCAGGCTGATACAGACGATGTTGAGATTCGCTTGCATAGCATTATTTATAAGGTGATCGAAGAGGTTGAGGAAGCCATGAAAGGTAAGCTTGACCCTGAGTATCAAGAAAAAATGCTTGGTGAGGCTATTATTCGTGAAACCTTTAAGGTCTCTAAGGTTGGGACAATCGGAGGCTTTATGGTTGTTAATGGTAAGGTAACGCGTGATTCAAGTGTACGTGTCATTCGTGATAGCGTGGTTATCTTTGATGGTAAGCTAGCCAGTCTTAAGCATTATAAGGACGATGTTAAGGAGATTGGGAATGCCCAAGAGGGTGGTTTGATGATTGAAGGCTTTAATGACATTAAGGTCGATGATACCATTGAGGCTTACGTCATGGAAGAAATTACCCGTAAATAA
- the rbfA gene encoding ribosome-binding factor A — protein MTNHRIDRVGMEIKREVNEILHKKVRDPRVQGVTITEVQMLGDLSVAKVYYTIMSDLASDNQKAEIGLKKATGTIKRELGKQLTMYKIPDLVFEKDNSIAYGNKIDQLLRELEKKQ, from the coding sequence ATGACAAATCATCGTATTGATCGTGTTGGTATGGAAATCAAGCGTGAGGTCAACGAGATTTTACACAAAAAGGTTCGTGATCCACGTGTGCAGGGTGTTACGATCACAGAAGTGCAAATGCTGGGCGATTTGTCAGTTGCTAAGGTTTACTATACCATTATGAGTGACCTAGCTTCAGACAATCAAAAGGCTGAAATAGGCTTAAAAAAAGCAACAGGAACCATTAAGCGTGAGCTTGGTAAGCAATTAACCATGTATAAAATTCCGGATTTGGTTTTTGAAAAGGACAATTCTATCGCCTATGGTAATAAAATTGATCAATTGCTCCGTGAGCTAGAAAAGAAACAGTAG
- the mlhB_1 gene encoding esterase — translation MTYLKRQLILLALLLTAIGSQTIVQASTRSWKSWFIEQYFWLKRDKSYYAEQDENTFYNYVKSAGEKSNQGFNLTQNEVNGTLKTEYRDNMQVHSWNENSTNPSNQKVILYLHGGSYLNNPTSYHIDMLKTLSTSLDAKIVLPIYPKAPTYTYDVAMPRLVSLYQDILKSTNNNANNITIMGDSAGGGLALGLALALKNEDIKQPKDIILLSPWLDVTLSNPEIPNYEASDPILSAWGLRIVGDIWARRGENNTKHPYVSPIYGDTSNLAPITMFVGTHEIFYPDITKFDGMLKQKGHKHQLFVGEKMNHVYPIYPIEEAKTAQYQIIDTIKKEYEPQK, via the coding sequence TTGACGTATCTTAAAAGACAGCTAATTCTACTAGCCCTTCTACTCACAGCTATAGGTAGCCAAACAATCGTTCAGGCCAGCACGCGATCCTGGAAAAGCTGGTTTATTGAGCAATATTTTTGGCTTAAACGAGACAAAAGCTATTATGCCGAGCAGGATGAGAATACCTTCTACAACTACGTCAAGTCAGCTGGTGAAAAGAGCAATCAAGGCTTTAATCTCACTCAAAATGAGGTCAACGGAACATTAAAGACAGAGTATAGAGACAACATGCAGGTTCACAGCTGGAATGAAAACTCTACTAATCCATCAAATCAAAAGGTCATTCTCTATCTGCATGGTGGCTCCTACCTAAACAACCCGACCTCATACCATATTGACATGCTCAAAACCTTGTCAACTAGCCTTGATGCTAAGATTGTATTGCCGATTTACCCAAAGGCTCCGACCTATACCTATGATGTCGCTATGCCAAGATTAGTTAGTCTTTATCAGGATATTCTAAAAAGCACTAATAACAATGCTAACAATATCACCATCATGGGAGACTCAGCCGGAGGCGGTCTGGCACTAGGTTTGGCACTAGCATTGAAAAATGAAGATATTAAGCAGCCTAAGGACATTATCCTGCTCTCACCTTGGCTTGATGTCACCCTATCAAATCCAGAGATCCCAAATTACGAAGCCTCTGATCCTATCTTATCGGCTTGGGGACTGCGCATAGTAGGTGATATCTGGGCACGACGCGGGGAAAATAACACTAAGCACCCTTATGTTAGCCCTATCTATGGAGATACAAGCAACCTAGCACCTATCACCATGTTTGTAGGAACTCATGAAATCTTCTACCCAGACATTACAAAATTTGATGGTATGTTAAAACAAAAAGGACATAAGCACCAGCTATTTGTCGGGGAAAAGATGAACCATGTTTATCCTATTTACCCGATTGAAGAGGCCAAGACAGCACAATACCAAATCATTGATACCATAAAAAAAGAGTACGAACCCCAAAAATAA
- the copY gene encoding negative regulator of copper transport operon: MDTISDAEWEVMRVVWANGSMKSSEIIAILHEKHHWSDSTVKTLIGRLVKKKALRADRQGRSYIYQSLLDQDRRQLAMLRERLDGMCQRHHSRLLLALLKDTPMTLEDIQAFQLLLEAKKVGAVSHVRCDCVPGQCHCQKKERI, encoded by the coding sequence ATGGATACGATATCTGATGCAGAATGGGAGGTTATGCGTGTTGTTTGGGCTAATGGGAGCATGAAGAGCTCTGAGATTATTGCTATTCTTCATGAAAAGCACCATTGGTCTGATTCTACCGTTAAGACCTTGATTGGACGCTTGGTTAAGAAAAAAGCCCTAAGGGCTGATAGACAGGGACGGTCCTATATTTACCAGTCCTTGCTTGATCAGGACAGGCGACAGCTTGCTATGCTACGAGAGAGGCTTGATGGCATGTGTCAACGCCACCATAGCCGCTTGTTGCTGGCATTACTAAAGGATACCCCAATGACCCTGGAAGATATTCAGGCTTTTCAGTTGCTCTTAGAGGCTAAAAAAGTCGGAGCAGTATCCCATGTAAGGTGTGATTGTGTGCCAGGACAATGTCATTGTCAGAAAAAGGAGAGGATATGA